From Phoenix dactylifera cultivar Barhee BC4 unplaced genomic scaffold, palm_55x_up_171113_PBpolish2nd_filt_p 000270F, whole genome shotgun sequence, a single genomic window includes:
- the LOC120105375 gene encoding WAT1-related protein At4g30420-like encodes MGESFLEENKPGLAMMLAQCIYAVMALSAKAAFTEGMNPMVFVVYRQAMATLVVAPTTILARRGNLSQMSLGFRAFCLVFVASLVGATLNQYCYYQGLKLASSSIATAMTNLNPALTFVMAASIGLEKVKLRSFRSMAKVLGTVICVGGAMSMAFFKGPRLLNVGYQNSGQTWVIGGLLLIGSSFCWSFWLILQVPICKSYLDPLSLSAWMCLLSTFQSAILTFYLEPNLSAWKIRSIFELLCCLFAGIFGSGVTFYLQSWCISVRGPLYSAMFNPLCAIITSILAFIILNERLHIGSLIGAVAVVGGLYIVLWGKAKDFDTKRKPDIKDDSSKITISTDARYNNYEVDVKEPLLGEKPDDLESQTEKDRTSMFSFFAFKEENTCARS; translated from the exons ATGGGAGAGTCCTTCCTCGAGGAAAACAAGCCTGGCCTCGCCATGATGTTGGCGCAGTGCATCTACGCCGTCATGGCTCTCTCAGCCAAGGCTGCCTTCACCGAGGGCATGAACCCCATGGTCTTTGTTGTCTATAGGCAGGCCATGGCCACTCTCGTCGTGGCACCCACAACCATTCTAGCAAGAcg GGGGAATTTGAGTCAGATGAGCTTGGGCTTTAGAGCCTTTTGTTTGGTGTTTGTTGCTTCTCTTGTTGG TGCCACCCTCAACCAGTACTGCTATTATCAAGGGCTGAAgttggcatcttcatcaatagcCACGGCTATGACCAATCTAAACCCCGCACTTACGTTTGTGATGGCAGCCTCTATTGG TTTAGAGAAGGTAAAATTACGGAGCTTTAGAAGCATGGCCAAGGTACTTGGGACTGTTATCTGCGTTGGAGGAGCGATGTCCATGGCATTTTTCAAAGGTCCAAGGCTTCTGAATGTTGGATATCAGAATTCTGGTCAAACATGGGTgattggcggcctccttctcATCGGAAGCAGTTTTTGCTGGTCATTTTGGCTTATCTTGCAG GTGCCAATTTGTAAGTCATATCTTGACCCATTATCACTATCAGCTTGGATGTGCCTTTTATCGACCTTCCAATCAGCTATTCTCACATTTTACTTGGAACCAAACCTGAGTGCTTGGAAGATTCGTTCAATCTTCGAGCTTTTGTGTTGTTTATTTGCA GGAATTTTTGGATCGGGTGTCACCTTTTATCTCCAATCTTGGTGCATATCAGTAAGGGGGCCTCTCTATTCTGCAATGTTTAATCCACTCTGCGCCATCATTACTTCCATTTTGGCTTTCATAATCCTTAACGAGAGACTCCATATTGGAAG CTTGATAGGTGCTGTTGCAGTTGTGGGTGGCTTGTATATAGTGTTATGGGGTAAAGCCAAGGATTTCGACACCAAGCGCAAGCCAGATATCAAAGATGATTCTTCAAAGATAACAATATCTACTGATGCACGATACAACAATTATGAAGTAGATGTCAAAGAACCTCTATTGGGTGAAAAACCAGATGATCTGGAAAGTCAGACTGAAAA GGATCGTACATCCATGTTCTCTTTTTTTGCCTTCAAGGAAGAAAATACTTGTGCTCGAAGCTGA